In the Hordeum vulgare subsp. vulgare chromosome 7H, MorexV3_pseudomolecules_assembly, whole genome shotgun sequence genome, one interval contains:
- the LOC123409779 gene encoding pantothenate kinase 1 has translation MGRRIDLSGAEIRADPGDGSPPIFLPRQPAASPLLALDIGGTLIKLVYTASCGGQAELRFAKFERRRLDDCFDFVRAQGLIGCNGTTTGSSKENVTLKATGGGSYKFGDDFRQKLGVSLDKLDEMDSVVSGANFLLQNVPGAAFTHMKGKRNSIDISPDNMFPYLLVNIGSGVSILKVTGNRKFERVTGTHIGGGTMFGLAKLLTGCKSYDEFLQLSQKGDNFVLDLVVKDICGELVCQKQGLSTSTLASSFGKVITSMKKLADYKPEDLASALLSAFTYNIAQISFLVASLLGLRRVFFGGSYIRGHKSTMDNISYALNFWSESQMQASFLQHEGYLGALGALMSYGDPRNENLNPEESQEENSHEAAAPSDVTSADEHNDGNIFPYLLVNIGSGVSMIEVIGKGKFERIIGSHLGGGTILGLARLLTGCSSYEEFLELSRSGDNLAVDLTVGDIYGERGYPKIGLPASTTAASFGKVSSGKLSEYKAEDLAAALLNSFTYNIGQIAYFVANLSGLKRIFFRGAYVCGHEKTMDKISRSLKYWSKGEVQTTFLCHEGFLGTLGAFWSYENMGIDGLESQEVIREVLLGAPHTGQFPSSPLTHEQDNGGNTAAEAEVERLRHDNTVLKSELERLQRENAELKAKLVKSGEAATM, from the exons ATGGGCCGCCGGATCGACCTCTCCGGCGCGGAGATCCGCGCCGACCCCGGCGACGGCAGCCCGCccatcttcctcccccgccagcccGCCGCCTCCCCGCTCCTCGCCCTCGACATCGGAG GGACCCTGATAAAGCTGGTGTACACGGCCAGCTGCGGCGGCCAGGCGGAGCTGCGGTTCGCCAAGTTCGAGAGGCGGAGGCTGGACGACTGCTTCGACTTCGTCCGGGCCCAGGGCCTCATCGGCTGCAACG GGACAACAACGGGGTCAAGCAAAGAAAACGTGACACTGAAG GCTACAGGTGGTGGATCATATaaatttggtgatgattttcGGCAAAAATTAGGTGTTAGTCTTGACAAGCTTGATGAAATGGACAGCGTTGTTTCTGGAGCAAACTTTTTGTTACAG AATGTTCCTGGCGCAGCCTTCACACACATGAAAGGAAAGAGGAATTCGATTGATATTTCCCCAGATAACATGTTCCCTTACCTTCTTGTCAACATTGGCTCAGGAGTTAGCATATTGAAG GTCACTGGAAATCGAAAATTTGAAAGGGTCACTGGGACACATATTGGTGGCGGCACTATGTTTGGGTTAGCAAAACTATTAACAGGCTGCAAAAG TTATGATGAATTCCTGCAATTAAGCCAGAAAGGGGACAATTTTGTACTTGATCTAGTTGTGAAGGATATATGCGGGGAGCTTGTCTGCCAGAAG CAAGGACTGTCAACTTCGACTCTTGCTTCTAGCTTTGGAAAAGTTATTACTTCAATGAAAAAGCTAGCAGATTACAAGCCTGAAGACCTTGCTTCCGCATTGTTGAGTGCCTTTACTTACAACATTGCACAA atttcctttcttgttgcatcaCTCCTGGGCCTCAGAAGGGTATTTTTTGGTGGATCATATATACGTGGACACAAAAGCACAATGGATAATATTTCTTATGCACTAAACTTCTG GTCAGAGAGTCAAATGCAAGCTTCATTCTTGCAACATGAAGGGTATTTAGGTGCTCTTGGTGCCTTGATGAGTTACGGGGATCCCAGAAATGAAAACTTGAACCCCGAGGAATCTCAAGAG GAGAACAGTCACGAAGCAGCAGCTCCTAGTGATGTGACATCAGCAGATGAACATAACGATGGCAACATATTTCCTTATCTCCTTGTTAATATTGGATCTGGTGTCAGCATGATAGAG GTAATTGGTAAGGGGAAGTTCGAGCGTATTATCGGATCACATCTTGGTGGTGGTACTATCCTTGGTCTTGCAAGGCTTTTAACTGGCTGTTCAAG TTATGAGGAATTTTTGGAGTTGAGCCGGAGTGGTGATAATTTGGCTGTTGATTTGACTGTTGGAGACATATATGGGGAGCGTGGTTATCCAAAG ATTGGTCTTCCAGCATCCACTACTGCGGCAAGCTTTGGAAAGGTAAGCTCGGGCAAACTTTCAGAGTACAAAGCAGAGGATCTCGCAGCAGCTCTACTCAACTCTTTCACATACAACATTGGACAG ATAGCCTACTTTGTGGCTAATCTATCAGGCCTAAAGAGGATCTTCTTTCGAGGTGCTTATGTCTGTGGTCATGAGAAGACTATGGACAAGATTTCTCGTTCCCTCAAGTATTG GTCCAAAGGTGAAGTTCAAACAACATTTCTGTGCCATGAAGGGTTCTTGGGAACCCTAGGTGCATTCTGGAGTTATGAGAACATGGGCATTGACGGTTTGGAATCACAAGAAGTCATTAGGGAGGTCTTGCTTGGTGCTCCACACACAGGACAGTTCCCATCTTCGCCGTTGACTCATGAGCAAGACAAT GGGGGGAATACAGCCGCTGAAGCTGAGGTGGAGAGGCTGCGGCATGACAACACAGTTCTGAAATCTGAGCTTGAACGGTTACAAAGGGAGAATGCAGAGCTGAAAGCTAAGTTAGTGAAGTCCGGTGAAGCGGCTACCATGTAA